A window of Haliscomenobacter hydrossis DSM 1100 contains these coding sequences:
- a CDS encoding DUF3291 domain-containing protein has product MNTQHLAQINIARLIAPIDDPLIADFVRQLDDINALAESSPGFVWRLKEESGNATNIDVFDDPLMIVNMSVWESIEDLKNFAYKSAHVQVFRDRARWFEKMDVAHMALWWVPVGVFPTAEEGRDRLLYLREHGESERVFTFRSLVNS; this is encoded by the coding sequence ATGAACACACAACACCTTGCACAAATCAACATTGCCCGCCTCATCGCGCCCATCGATGACCCACTCATCGCCGACTTTGTTCGGCAGCTCGACGACATCAATGCGCTTGCTGAAAGTAGTCCAGGGTTTGTCTGGCGCTTAAAAGAAGAAAGTGGCAATGCGACCAACATTGACGTTTTTGACGACCCGCTCATGATCGTCAACATGTCGGTATGGGAAAGTATTGAAGACTTGAAAAACTTCGCCTACAAATCTGCGCATGTCCAGGTGTTTCGGGATCGGGCGCGCTGGTTTGAAAAAATGGACGTGGCGCATATGGCGCTCTGGTGGGTGCCAGTTGGCGTTTTTCCTACGGCAGAGGAAGGGAGAGATCGCTTGTTGTATTTAAGAGAACATGGGGAGTCGGAGCGGGTGTTTACGTTTAGGAGTTTGGTGAATTCGTAG
- a CDS encoding alpha-L-arabinofuranosidase C-terminal domain-containing protein, which yields MRIPVLSFLLLLQVAPIFAQNKAVFSVQADKPGAAVSPTMWGIFFEDINLGADGGLYAELIKNRSFEFFKPLMGWQIRNSKATGTLNFGSNLLMINRPERAETNPRYLQVTLNKTPKDSLGLTNEGFRGMGIKKDLRYDFSVLYRLQSGNAKIHLELVSEKGEIIGSGVFAPKNTGDVWQKGETSFTASATDPKAKLNIWFEGTGVLDVDMLSLFPGDTWKGRKGGLRADMVQILADLKPGFIRFPGGCIVEGHDLSVRYQWKRTIGPIEERKLVVNRWNYEFAHRPTPDYFQTFGLGFLEYFQMAEDIGAEPLPILNCGMACQFNSAEVAPLEDLAPYVQDALDLIEFANGSTATKWGKMRADLGHPAPFKLKMLGVGNENWGPQYIERLKIFQAALKREHPEIQLVCSSGIAPTGELFDYLNGELRAMKADFIDEHYYSRPEWFLANAKRYDTYDRKSKSKVFAGEYAGQSDKTVSVLNKNNWRTALAEAAYMTGLERNADVVQMASYAPLFGHVDGWQWKPNLIWVDNLKTMPTPNYQVQKLYSNHKGSQVVPILYKDKLPATGQDSLYASAMLDQTSNELIIKIVNASAKQQLTQVNIDGVKKLDGPAKLITLQHDNLEAENTMEQPGVIAPIESVIQTKGRGIEMEIKGHSFSVIRVNL from the coding sequence ATGAGAATACCCGTCCTTTCTTTTCTTCTCCTGCTGCAAGTGGCACCGATTTTTGCCCAAAACAAAGCCGTCTTTTCCGTTCAAGCAGACAAACCGGGCGCAGCCGTTTCACCGACTATGTGGGGCATCTTTTTTGAAGACATCAATCTTGGTGCCGATGGTGGCCTATACGCCGAACTGATCAAAAACCGTTCTTTCGAGTTTTTCAAACCCCTGATGGGTTGGCAAATTCGCAATAGCAAAGCGACGGGGACGCTCAATTTTGGATCAAACCTGTTGATGATCAATCGACCAGAGCGAGCGGAAACCAACCCACGCTACTTGCAGGTTACCCTCAATAAAACGCCCAAGGATAGCCTGGGTCTGACCAACGAAGGTTTTCGCGGAATGGGCATCAAAAAAGACCTGCGCTACGACTTTTCGGTCCTTTATCGCTTGCAAAGCGGGAACGCCAAAATCCACCTGGAGTTGGTGAGCGAAAAAGGCGAAATCATTGGTTCTGGCGTATTTGCCCCAAAGAACACGGGCGATGTTTGGCAAAAAGGCGAAACCAGCTTCACGGCAAGCGCCACTGATCCCAAAGCCAAACTCAACATCTGGTTTGAAGGGACTGGTGTGCTAGATGTTGACATGCTCTCCCTTTTCCCCGGCGATACCTGGAAAGGGCGCAAGGGAGGCTTACGTGCAGATATGGTGCAAATTCTGGCGGATTTAAAACCCGGCTTCATTCGTTTTCCCGGTGGCTGTATTGTGGAAGGGCACGACCTTTCGGTGCGTTATCAGTGGAAACGCACCATTGGCCCCATCGAAGAACGCAAGTTGGTGGTCAACCGCTGGAATTACGAGTTTGCCCATCGACCGACGCCTGACTATTTTCAAACCTTTGGGTTGGGCTTTCTGGAGTATTTCCAGATGGCTGAAGACATTGGTGCAGAACCGCTGCCGATTTTGAATTGTGGCATGGCCTGTCAGTTCAACTCTGCCGAAGTCGCCCCACTTGAAGACCTTGCGCCCTACGTACAAGATGCCCTCGATTTGATCGAGTTCGCCAATGGCTCCACGGCGACCAAATGGGGTAAAATGCGGGCCGACCTGGGTCATCCTGCTCCTTTCAAGCTCAAAATGCTGGGCGTAGGCAATGAAAACTGGGGCCCGCAATACATCGAACGCCTGAAAATTTTCCAAGCTGCACTCAAACGTGAACACCCGGAAATTCAATTGGTGTGCAGCAGTGGCATCGCTCCTACGGGTGAGTTGTTCGATTACCTCAACGGTGAATTGCGCGCGATGAAAGCCGATTTCATCGATGAACACTACTACAGTCGCCCGGAATGGTTTTTGGCCAATGCCAAACGTTATGACACTTATGACCGAAAATCCAAATCCAAGGTTTTTGCCGGAGAATACGCTGGGCAAAGCGACAAAACGGTCAGTGTACTCAACAAAAACAATTGGCGGACTGCCCTGGCGGAGGCGGCTTACATGACGGGACTTGAACGCAACGCTGATGTGGTTCAAATGGCTTCTTATGCCCCGCTCTTTGGGCATGTAGACGGTTGGCAATGGAAACCCAACCTGATTTGGGTGGACAATTTAAAAACCATGCCTACTCCGAATTATCAGGTGCAAAAGTTGTATTCCAATCACAAAGGGAGCCAGGTGGTGCCTATTTTGTACAAGGATAAATTGCCTGCTACGGGGCAGGATAGCCTCTATGCTTCGGCGATGCTTGACCAAACGAGCAATGAGTTGATCATCAAAATTGTAAATGCTTCAGCTAAGCAACAGCTCACTCAAGTGAATATAGATGGCGTGAAAAAGTTGGATGGACCTGCAAAGTTGATCACTTTGCAGCATGACAATTTGGAAGCGGAGAATACGATGGAGCAGCCGGGGGTGATTGCGCCTATAGAAAGTGTGATTCAAACGAAAGGACGGGGAATTGAAATGGAAATCAAAGGGCATTCATTTTCCGTAATCCGGGTAAACCTGTAG